From the genome of Candidatus Thermokryptus mobilis:
GATCGCGAGTATTACCCAAAGAATTCTCACAATTGTCGGATCAGTGTTAAGATACTCACCTAATCCACCACAAACACCAAATATCATCCTATTTTTTCTTGATCTGAACAGACGTTTCACTGAGCCCTCCGTCTCTGTTTTCGCTTGTTCGCTTTCACTTTTATGCTCCCTTACTTCTTCTCTTTTTGATGAAAAATAAGTCACTATGAGAAATATTCCTACTATGATGATGAAAATAGGTAAAACGAAGTTAAAGGACACTTTTAAAAAATGCCATACTGGCCAACCGAAATTTTCAAGCAATAATCCTAAGCCAATGAGAACAAGAAACAAACCAAGTATGAAAAGTATTCCTCTGCCCGGTGCGGTTCTCTTTTCGGTTTTAACCTCCACTGTTTCTTCATGCTCTG
Proteins encoded in this window:
- a CDS encoding PspC domain-containing protein; protein product: MKRLYKSRRDRIIDGVCGGIGEYLGIDPTIIRIIFLLLFFVGGAGLILYIAGMLIIPVNPEHEETVEVKTEKRTAPGRGILFILGLFLVLIGLGLLLENFGWPVWHFLKVSFNFVLPIFIIIVGIFLIVTYFSSKREEVREHKSESEQAKTETEGSVKRLFRSRKNRMIFGVCGGLGEYLNTDPTIVRILWVILAISSLGIAILLYLIMAIIVPEEPTG